The DNA region TTGCAGTAGGAAAAGGTGGTCAAACTGCAAGATTAGCAGCAAAGCTCACAGGATGGAAAATAGATATTCATCCATTAAAGTCAAATCTTCATCACTTATAGGCGTGGAAGCCTTCTTTCAACAAGACAATAAATTTTATAATCTTAAAAATACCGTGTGTTCAAAATAACACACGGTATTTTTACTTGACATGAAGTTAACTCCATACTATATAATCAAACAAATACTTATAAAATAATCTTTTATTGAATAAAAAAATCAACAAAAAATAATAAAGTACTTGACATGGAGTTAACTCCAAAGTGTATGATTGAATAAACTAATAAGTTAATTAGAAAAATTCATGTGAGCTTTAGAAATAAATAGTTTTTTAAAAAGAAGATTTTAAATTTAAAATGGGTCTAGAAAATTTTAAAAGGAGGTAGAAAGTTATGAATTCTTGGAAAGAGCAAGAAGATTTCATAACAATAATTAGAAACGGCTCCCAAGAACAATTCAAAGGTCCACAGGAATGGTTTACCGGGGACGTAATTGTTAAGAATCTTTTTTCGGAAAATGCTCTACATACATATAGTGGAAGTTTAGTCACATTCCAAGCAGGAGCGAGGACCGCTTGGCACACACATCCTATTGGACAAAGATTGATTATAACTGAAGGAGTTGGATGGGTGCAACAGTGGGGAGAACCAATTGAAGAAGTTAGAGAAGGAGATGTTGTTTGGTTTCCTGCAGGTGTTAAACATTGGCATGGTGCGACACCTACAAGTTCAATGACGCATATAGCACTTTCAGGAGTTTTTGAAGGTAACGTGGCAGAATGGATGGAAAAAGTGAGTGATGAACAATACAACAAAAAGAATAAAAAGCAAGCTTTAACGGTCAAACAAGAAAATATAGTTTCCATTGCGGTATTTACTACAATTGGTGATTTGTCAAAACTAGGAATCGCTTTAAATAATGGATTAGATAGTAGTTTAACCATAAATGAAATTAAAGAAATCATTATACAATTATATGCGTACTCTGGATTTCCACGAAGTTTAAATGCACTCACTACATTTATGGAAGTTTTAGAAGATAGAAAAACAAAAGGAATTTATGATGAATTAGGTAAAGAGGCTAATTCTCTACCCGCAGATAAAAGTAATATAGAACTAGGTACAGAGATTCAAACGAAATTAGTGGGATCGCCAGTTTCGGGGAAATTATACGAATTTGCACCTGTGATGGACGAATTCTTGAAAGGACATTTGTTTGGTGACATATTTGGACGCGGTGTTCTTGATTATCAAACTAGAGAAATGGTTACCATAGGAGCGCTAGCTAGCATGGATGGAGTAGATTCACAACTAATGTCTCATTATTTAATGGGTTTAAATGCTGGGTTAACTCAAGATCAGATTATAGGTATAATATCTGTTCTTGAACATGAAATAGGTCATGAAAAAGCACAAAATGCATATCGATTGTTAAATGAAACTTTAATAGACAAAAATCTAATATAAAAGGAGAACAAAAAATGAATGATTTTATCTATCACAACCCTGTAAAAGTATATTTTGGGAAAGATCAACTTTGTCATGTTGGTGAAGAGTTAAGTAAATTTGGAAAAAGAGTACTTCTAACTTATGGGGGAGGTTCAATAAAAAAGATAGGACTGTATGATAAAGTGAAGAGCGAAGTAAAAAAATCAGGCTTAGAATTGTTTGAACTCTCAGGGATCCAACCAAATCCAAGAATTGACTCTGTTAGAAAAGGGGTGCAAATATGTAAAGATAAAAAAATAGATGTTCTCTTAGCTGTAGGAGGAGGTTCAACATTAGATGCAACAAAGTATATGGCTGCAGGAGCTTGCGTAGACTTCGATCCATGGGATTTTTTCAGTAAATGGGCTCCAATTGAAAAGGCACTTCCAGTAATTACTATTCCCACTCTTGCTGCTACAGGTTCTGAAATGAACGGAGGTGGTGTAATTAGTAATCCTGAAACTAAAGAAAAAATAGGAAGAGGCTCAGAGGTATTATTACCAAAGGTTTCTTTTTTAGATCCAACTAATACTTTTACAGTAAATTCTTACCACACCGCCTGTGGTTCAGTAGATATAATGTCACATATAATAGAAGTATATTTTACAACTGAACCTGATCTACATATGTTGGACACCATAATGGAAGGTCTTATGAGAACGGTTATCAAATATGCTCCTATTGCTTTAAAAGAACCAGATAATTATGAGGCTCGAGCAAACCTAATGTGGACTTCTTCATGGGCTATCAACGGATTTATCGACGGAGGAAAAAAGCACGAATGGAGTTGCCATCCAATGGAACACGAATTATCTGCTATATACGATATTATACATGGTCATGGCCTTGCTCTTCTAACGCCTAGATGGTTGGAATATTGTCTTGATGAAAATACAGTCGAAAAATACTATCAATTTGGAACAAATGTATTTGATATTGATCCTAATATTGATACTATGAATGTTGCAAAGAAAAGTATAGAAATGTTGGCAGATTTCTTTTTCAATACTTTAGGATTAGAAGATACATTCTCTAAGGTAGGAATACAAGAAAAAGATTTTTCTTTTATGGCAAAAAGAGCTTGTGGAGGAGGAACAATAAAAGGCTTTAAGCCCTTAGGACAAAAAGATATTGAAGAAATCTTTAGAATGTGCTTGTAATTATAATTAGAAATAAAATTTTTAGAAAGTAACCATTTTAATTTGTTTTTAATTTATAATGGATTTAAGATACAGCCTTATTCCTCTTTATTTGATTAAAAGCAGCGAATAAATTAAATAATCATAGTTAGTAATGTTTAAAGGTATTTTATAAAAATTTTAAACCTAAACTATTGATAAAACAAAAGTTTTAAAATTTCTAAAGATATTATAAAATCTAATCAAGGAGATATTAATATGAAAAAAAAAGAACTTATAAATTTTAATTTATCTGCTGTGTTTATAGCTATTGGACTTATTTTACCCTTTTTAACTGGTCAGATTCAACAAATTGGAAGCATGTTACTTCCTATGCATATCCCTGTGCTTTTGTGTGGATTAATTTGTGGTTGGAAATATGGATTATTTGTAGGTTTTATCTTACCACCTCTTCGCTCAGCTATTTTTGGAATGCCCCCTATGTTTCCAACTGCTATTGCTATGGCGTTTGAACTCGCCACGTATGGAGTAGTAGTTGGATTTCTATACCAAAGATCTATTAAAAAATCTATATCTTCTATTTATCTTTCAATGATAGGAGCTATGATATCTGGAAGAATAGTTTGGGGTATTGTTATGATGTTAATTTTAAGAATAAGAGAAAGTATTTTTACTTGGCGAATGTTTATAACAGGAGCATTTTTAAATGCTATACCTGGAATTATTCTGCAGCTCGTTCTTATTCCTTCTATTATGGTAATACTTTACCGTACCAAAATGATTCCGCTTTCCGAAAAAGTGAAAGCTGAACCTGAAAATAAGAAAAACTAAACTCTGTAATTGTAAAAAGACAGGAAGGTAAAAATTGTGGAAGAAGAAAATAAAAAGATTTTGATTGCTTATTTTTCTTGGGATGGAAACACAAAAACAATAGCTGAAAAAATACAATCTCAAAAAGGCGGAGACCTATTTGAAGTAAGAACTGCGAAACCTTATTCTAGTAACTACCAAACAGTTTTAAGAGAAGCCAAAAGAGAACAACAAGAAGGAATGAAGCCAGAACTTATCACACATGTAGAAAATATGGATGAATACGATATTATTATACTCGGCTATCCGAATTGGTGGGGAACAATACCTATGCCTATTGTTTCTTTTCTTGAAGAGTATGATTTTTCTGGAAAAACTATCTTACCATTCTGCAGCCACGGGGGTGGTGAATTAGGTAGAAGTGTGTCTGATATAACCAAACTTGTACCCAATGCAAAGGTTGGTAGAGGACTTCCAATCTATTATTCTGGTGGATCAGATCTTGATTCCAAAATTAAAAAATGGTTAGAAGAAAACAGTAAATAAATTACAACTAATTGATAAAAGTTAGTATTTACAAAATCTAAAGTGAGTATTAAAGATCTATTAAAGGAGGCTTAGCAAAATGGAATACGTTAAACTTGGCAACTCTGGATTAGAAGTTTCAAGAATTTGTCTTGGATGTATGAGTTTTGGAGATTCAGAAAAATGGACACACAAATGGGTTCTTGATGAAGAAAATAGTCGACCAATTATTAAAAAAGCTCTCGAATTAGGTATCAACTTTTTCGACACAGCAAATGTGTATTCTCTTGGAAGAAGTGAAGAAATTCTTGGAAAAGCTTTAAAAGACTATGCAAAACGTGATGAGGTTATCATTGCTACAAAGGTTTTTTCAAGAATGCGTGAGGGCCCGAATGGGGCTGGACTTTCTCGAAAGGTTATTATGCATGAAATTGACAGTAGTTTGAAACGACTTGGTACTGATTATGTTGATTTATATATCATACATCGTTGGGATTACAATACACCGATTGAAGAAACTATGGATGCATTAAATGATCTTGTTAAAGCTGGTAAAGTTAGGTATATAGGAGCTTCTGCTATGTATGCTTGGCAGTTTCAAAAAGCATTATACACAGCAGAAAAACATGGATGGACTAAATTTATATCTATGCAAAATCATTACAATCTTATATATCGTGAAGACGAGAGAGAGCTTATTCCTTTATGTAAAGATCAAAAAATTGGTCTTACTCCATACAGCCCATTAGCAGCTGGAAGATTGGCGAGAGATTGGTCTGAAACTACCTATCGTCTACAAACTGACGAAGTAGCAAAATCAAAATATGACTCAACTAAAGATGTTGATAAAGCTGTTGTAGATAGAGTAGCAGAACTTGCAAATAAACATGGAGTTTCAAGAGCACAAATTTCATTAGCGTGGTTATTACATAAAGAACCCGTAAACGCACCTATTGTAGGAGCAACAAAGATAACTCATGTAGAAGACGCTGTTGGGGCTATATCTGTTAAATTAAGCTCTGAAGAAATCGCATACTTAGAAGAACCTTACGTACCCCATGCGATTGTTGGTCCCATTTAATAAAAAATGATAAACAGTAGAGGTGATACCTATGAAAATTTCAGAAGTCAGTAAGAAATTCAATATTTCTACCGATACTCTTCGTTATTACGAAAAGATTGGATTAATACCTTCAGTGAACAGAAATAATGGAGGAATAAGAG from Petrotoga sp. 9PWA.NaAc.5.4 includes:
- a CDS encoding aldo/keto reductase codes for the protein MEYVKLGNSGLEVSRICLGCMSFGDSEKWTHKWVLDEENSRPIIKKALELGINFFDTANVYSLGRSEEILGKALKDYAKRDEVIIATKVFSRMREGPNGAGLSRKVIMHEIDSSLKRLGTDYVDLYIIHRWDYNTPIEETMDALNDLVKAGKVRYIGASAMYAWQFQKALYTAEKHGWTKFISMQNHYNLIYREDERELIPLCKDQKIGLTPYSPLAAGRLARDWSETTYRLQTDEVAKSKYDSTKDVDKAVVDRVAELANKHGVSRAQISLAWLLHKEPVNAPIVGATKITHVEDAVGAISVKLSSEEIAYLEEPYVPHAIVGPI
- a CDS encoding carboxymuconolactone decarboxylase family protein; protein product: MNSWKEQEDFITIIRNGSQEQFKGPQEWFTGDVIVKNLFSENALHTYSGSLVTFQAGARTAWHTHPIGQRLIITEGVGWVQQWGEPIEEVREGDVVWFPAGVKHWHGATPTSSMTHIALSGVFEGNVAEWMEKVSDEQYNKKNKKQALTVKQENIVSIAVFTTIGDLSKLGIALNNGLDSSLTINEIKEIIIQLYAYSGFPRSLNALTTFMEVLEDRKTKGIYDELGKEANSLPADKSNIELGTEIQTKLVGSPVSGKLYEFAPVMDEFLKGHLFGDIFGRGVLDYQTREMVTIGALASMDGVDSQLMSHYLMGLNAGLTQDQIIGIISVLEHEIGHEKAQNAYRLLNETLIDKNLI
- a CDS encoding ECF transporter S component — translated: MKKKELINFNLSAVFIAIGLILPFLTGQIQQIGSMLLPMHIPVLLCGLICGWKYGLFVGFILPPLRSAIFGMPPMFPTAIAMAFELATYGVVVGFLYQRSIKKSISSIYLSMIGAMISGRIVWGIVMMLILRIRESIFTWRMFITGAFLNAIPGIILQLVLIPSIMVILYRTKMIPLSEKVKAEPENKKN
- a CDS encoding iron-containing alcohol dehydrogenase — protein: MNDFIYHNPVKVYFGKDQLCHVGEELSKFGKRVLLTYGGGSIKKIGLYDKVKSEVKKSGLELFELSGIQPNPRIDSVRKGVQICKDKKIDVLLAVGGGSTLDATKYMAAGACVDFDPWDFFSKWAPIEKALPVITIPTLAATGSEMNGGGVISNPETKEKIGRGSEVLLPKVSFLDPTNTFTVNSYHTACGSVDIMSHIIEVYFTTEPDLHMLDTIMEGLMRTVIKYAPIALKEPDNYEARANLMWTSSWAINGFIDGGKKHEWSCHPMEHELSAIYDIIHGHGLALLTPRWLEYCLDENTVEKYYQFGTNVFDIDPNIDTMNVAKKSIEMLADFFFNTLGLEDTFSKVGIQEKDFSFMAKRACGGGTIKGFKPLGQKDIEEIFRMCL
- a CDS encoding flavodoxin, with the translated sequence MEEENKKILIAYFSWDGNTKTIAEKIQSQKGGDLFEVRTAKPYSSNYQTVLREAKREQQEGMKPELITHVENMDEYDIIILGYPNWWGTIPMPIVSFLEEYDFSGKTILPFCSHGGGELGRSVSDITKLVPNAKVGRGLPIYYSGGSDLDSKIKKWLEENSK